The genomic window GGGTTGATCTAAGGGATTTCTTTGAAGTTCGGAACCTTGGGGAGACAATTCTGATTCGTTTAGGCGGGTTTCTTCCAAATCTTGCACGTTTACCCCAATATCGACGTTATTTCCTATTTCCCCTTCAAATTCTCCAGTAATGGGGGCAGTGGTTTGATCATTGCCTAACCATTCGGGATGACGGGAATATTGCCATAGGACTAAAATAACCAGTCCCATGATTCCCACAGAACCCCAAACTTTCACATTTGCTAAAGGTTTGAGTCTGGCAATCGAGTAACGGAAGGATGAGTTAGAAGGCTTAGGATATGTCATGGCCAGAAAATGATGATGTCTTTCCTAATTCAGTCTATCTCAGATTACCAAAGTCGCACTGTTGAAATTTTAGGTAAGCGATCGCCTTGCTCCCTCATGAGTATCATTCAGTGCTAAGCTGTTAATCAATTCAATTGCTAGTTGGGAGCAGGGAGAAAGAGTTTAACCCTTGGTTCTAAAACGTTGAATGCCCTGTTTAAATGCACAATAACTTATCTTATCCTATCTTCATAATCCCACTAATTCTCGATTTCCTTCTATAACTTCTCCAATTTCGTAAGCGGAAATCCCTTGACTTTTCAACCATTCTATGCTAGTTTTTCCTTGATTTTTAGGAACAATAATAACAAAGCCGATTCCCATATTAAAGGTATCGAACATAGCAGCCGTTGCTACATTACCCATGTTAGCGATCCATTGGAAAATGGGTAAAATTGACCAACTTTCGGAATTAATTTTTATAGATTGATTGTTGTTTAAACAACGGGGTAAATTTTCAGGTAAACCGCCTCCTGTAATGTGTGCCATTCCCTTAATTTCTATCCCCGACTTTAACGCTTCGAGAATGGGTTTAACATAAATTTGGGTTGGAGTCAGGAGAACTTCTCCTAAGGTTTGATTTCCTAAACTCTCAAAGCGATCGCCCCAACTCAAGCCATTTACTTCAACAATTTTACGCACTAAACTAAAGCCATTACTATGCACCCCACTACTACTTAACCCAATGGCCACATCACCAATATTAATTTGCGATCCATCCAGAAGGTTTGCCTTTTCTACCACTCCCACACAAAAACCGGCCACATCGTATTCCCCCACCCCGTAAAAACCGGGCATTTCTGCGGTTTCTCCTCCTAATAAAGC from Crocosphaera subtropica ATCC 51142 includes these protein-coding regions:
- the purM gene encoding phosphoribosylformylglycinamidine cyclo-ligase; amino-acid sequence: MDYQDAGVNIEAGRSFVDKIRRSVESTYNAQVLGGLGGFGGYFELPTGYENPVLVSGTDGVGTKLKIAQALNRHQTIGIDLVAMCVNDILTSGAKPLFFLDYLATGKLNPQQLSDVVTGIVEGCHLSDCALLGGETAEMPGFYGVGEYDVAGFCVGVVEKANLLDGSQINIGDVAIGLSSSGVHSNGFSLVRKIVEVNGLSWGDRFESLGNQTLGEVLLTPTQIYVKPILEALKSGIEIKGMAHITGGGLPENLPRCLNNNQSIKINSESWSILPIFQWIANMGNVATAAMFDTFNMGIGFVIIVPKNQGKTSIEWLKSQGISAYEIGEVIEGNRELVGL